The nucleotide window CGTCGCCATGGGCAGGACCGGCGTGGACGTGGCCAAGGAGACCGCCGAGGTCGTGCTGCTGGACGACAATTTTTCCACCCTTGTTGATGCCGTGGAGGAGGGGCGGGGAATATACAGCAATATCCGCAAGGTGGTGCTTGCCTCCCTGACGGCGAACATCGCCGAGCTTCTGGCCGTGCTTCTGGGGCTGGCCGGAATGGCCATGGGCAATTATGCCATCCCCATCCTGACGATTCAGATTCTCGCCATCGACCTGATGGCGGAAATCCTGCCTTTGACCTTCCTGTGTTTCGACCCGCCCACGCCCGAGGACATGCAGCGGCCGCCCCGGGACCGCGACGAGCACATTCTGAATTTCGCAACCGGCCTGGAAGTCGGCTTTCTGGGCGCGCTCATGGGAGTGTTGGCTGTGGCGAACTTCTTTTTCTACATATATCGCCACGACCTGACGCTCGGGCCGGACGCCATCGGCACGCTGGAGTATGCGCGGGCCAGCGCCATGACCTGGCTGACCATGGCCTATTGCCAATTCGTGAATATCCTGTCCTGCCGATACCGGAACACGACCATCTTCAACCGCAACATCCTGACAAACAGGGTGTTGCTCGCGTCCGTCATTATCTCGGCGGTGTTGACCATTGTTGCGGTCCATGCCCCCGGCATCGACCGTTTTCTGGAGTTCGCCCCCATAGGTGCCCGGGACTGGCTCCACGTTCTGGGCGCGGCTGCCGTCTTCCTCGCCGTTTGGGAGGGCACCAAGTGGCGGCGGCGAATCCTGTCCCGTTCCGGGGGGAAGCACCGTTGATCACGCCCGAAGGCGCGGGCGCATGCGGATAAACGGAATCCGGCCTTTGGGCAGGCTTGCCCAAAGGCCGGTGAATCGGAATTGTGCGTTACGCAGATCCGGGGGCGGGGGTTCCCGGCCCTAGATCACGTCCCAGGTCGCGCCCTGTGGCGTGTCCTTCACTTCCACGTTCATGGCGGCCAGCTCATCGCGGATGGCGTCGGACTTTTCAAAGTCCTTGTCCTTGCGGGCCTGTTGGCGTGCGTCCAGCAGTTCCTGGACCTTGGCCGGGTCGATGCCGGCGCGGGCGGCGCGGTTGTCGCGCAGCTCGGTCAGGAATTCGACGGGCTCGCGTTCGAAGATGCCGAGGACGGCTCCCCATTGGGCCACGTCCTTCTTGAGGCGCTCGAACAGGTCGCGGCCGCCTTCCGACTTGCGCAGGTTCTTGTCCTCGCACACGCGCCCGGCCAGGCGGACGGCGGAGAACACGTGGCCGAGGGCCCCGGCGGTGTTCATGTCGTCTTCCATGGCCTCTATGAAGCTTTTCTCGATCTGGTCGAGCTCGCCGGTCAGCTCCTCGGGGAACGGGGATTTCTTCCATTTGGACTTGGCCAGCTCCACGTCCACCTGATTGAGGGCGGAGTAGATTCGGCGAATGCCCTTTTCGGCCTCTTCCAGGGCGTCGAAGGAGAAGTCCAGCGGGCTCCTGTAGTGCATGGTCAGCAGGAAATAGCGCAGGGTCTCGGGCAGGAACTTGTCCAGGATGTCGCGGATGGTGAAGAAGTTGCCGAGCGATTTGGACATCTTTTCGGAGTTGATCTGCACGAACCCGTTGTGCACCCAGTAGTTGGCGAACGGCTTGCCGGTCGCCGCCTCGCTCTGAGCCACCTCGTTCTCGTGGTGGGGGAAGGCCAGGTCCTGGCCGCCGCCGTGGATGTCCAGCGGCAGGGGGGCGTATTTTTCGCTCATGGCCGAGCACTCCAGGTGCCAGCCGGGGCGACCGAGGCCCCACGGGGATTCCCAGGACGGCTCGCCGGGCTTGGCCGCCTTCCACAGGGCAAAGTCGAGGGGGTCCTGTTTTTCCTCGCCCGGTGCGATGCGCGCGCCGGACTCCAGCTCGTCGATGTTGCGGCCCGACAGCTTGCCGTAGCCGTCGAACGAGCGGACCTTGAAATACACGTCGCCGGACGGGGTGGCGTAGGCGTGGCCTTTCTCGATGAGATGTTCGGTCAGCTTGATCATCTCCGGGATGTGCTCGGTGCACTTGGGCTCGACAGAAGGGCGCTGGATGGCCAGCCGGTCCATGTCCACGTAGAACTCGCCGATGAACTTTTCGGCGATCTCGGCGGCTTCCTTGCCCACCTCGCCCGCGCGCTTGATGATCTTGTCGTCGATGTCCGTGAAGTTGCGGATGAAGGTGACGTCATATCCCTTGTGCTTCAGATAGCGGTAGAGCACGTCAAAGACCACGCTGGAGCGGGCGTGGCCGATGTGGCAGAGGTCGTAGGCCGTGATGCCGCAGACGTACATGTTCACGTCGTTGCCGTTCGCCGGGACGAAGTCCTCTTTTCGCCGTTTCAGGGTGTTGTACAATCTCATTGATTTACTCCGTTTTTACGCTATTGGAATCATTATGTTTTAATTAAATTTGGTCGTCCGAGTCGGTTTCTATCTTCATGTCCAGCAGACGCAGGTTTTCCATCAGGTCGCGGCCCATGAAGAAATAGAGCACGGGCACCGGGTCCTCGGGCGTCGCCGAGACGGTCATGGTGCCGGGGTCGGTCACGAACCGTTTCAGGCCGAGCATGACGTTCTCGGCCTGGGCGTTGTCCTGGGCGCGGGCGTAGTCTGCCAGCCCGCCCAGTTCGGCGGCGATGCGGGCCACGGTCACGTCGGTGGACGAGTCCATCTTCTTGGCCCAGTCCGCGATCAGGTGGTCCATGAGGCTCAGGTTCGTGAAATCCAGGGTCGCCGCCTTGATGCGGACGCCGATGAGCTGCTCCAGCCGCGGGGTGACCATGTCGAGCTGGTCGATCTGGCCGCTCAGCCGGGCGCGGCCCAGGTCGTCGTCGTGCAGGGAGAGTTCCTTTATGGTCAGGGTGGCCGTGTCCGGGGAGTAGGTGTAGTCCAGGGACGCCTCGCCCTTGACCGAGGAGATGCCCATTTTCTGCATGGGCGCGGCCCAGCTGCCGAAATTCGCGTAGGTGACCGGGATGTCCAGACCGGAACAGGTGGCCGTGGCATAGTAGGGCAGCGGGTTGAGTTGGTCGAAGGCGAGGATGAGGAGCTTGGCCGCCGTGAAATGGTGGCCCGAGGGCAGGGTGGCCCGCACGTCGGTCAGGCCCACGGTGTGGTCCAGGATGTTGACCGAGCAGTCCGCATAGTCGAGCCGCAGCCCCTTGGTCTCGGCCACGGCCTTGTTGAGCCCTTTTTCCACCTCGTTTTCGATGAACCAGCCGACTCCGGCGGCGCACACGGCCACGAAGATGACGAAGGAGATGAGAAATTTCCAGATCGGCCGCATGGATCACATCTCCCGCAGGCCGGTGACCGAAGCCACGGCCTTGATGCCTTTTTTCTGGCCGGTGAAGCCGAGGGTTTCCTCGGTGGTGGCCTTGAAATTCACCTGATGCGCTTCCAGCCCCAGGAGTCGGCAGATGTTCTTGGCTATCTGGGCGGCATGGGGCGCGAGCCGGGGGATCTGCGTGACCACCGTCAGGTCCGCGTGTACGACGCGCACCCCGGCCTGTTCGGCCATGGCCAGGGTCTCGCGCAGGAGCACCCCGCTGTCGGCGTTCTTGAACCTGGGGTCCGTGTCCGGGAAATGGCGCCCGATGTCGCCGCCGCCGAAGGTGCCGAGAATGCCGTCGGCAAGGGCGTGCAGGAGCACGTCGCCGTCCGAGTGGGCGATGACGGTCGGGCCGCCGGGGATCGGCACGCCGCCGAGCACCAGGGGCCGGTCGTTGTCCCCGCCGAAGCGGTGCACGTCGTAGCCCCAGCCCACGCACGGGACCGTGGTCCCGGCCTCTTCGAGCCGTTTCAGGTCCTCGGGCACGGTGATCTTGATGTTGGCCGCCTCGCCGGGGATGGTGACCACCTCGGCCAGCCGCTCGACCATGGACGCGTCGTCCGTGACCTCCCAGCCCTCCTTGTCGGCCCGGTCGTGTGCCTCCCTGAGCAGCCCCGTCTCGAACGCCTGGGGCGTCTGCACCGCAGCCAGCTCGGCCCGGTTCAGGGTCTCGGCGACCGTGGTCCCGGCCACCCGCTTGACGGTGTCGGTCACCGGGACGGTCGGGATCACGCTGCGCGCGCCGTCCTGCAGGGCGTCGATGAGGTCGGTGAGGATGCGGGCCGAGGCGAACGGGCGGGCCGAATCGTGGACCAGCACGCCGCCGCAATCGGCGGGCAGGGCGGAAAGGCCGTTGCGGACCGAGTCCTGCCGCCGGTCGCCGCCGGGGGCCACGGCCCACCGGATGCCGAGGTCCTCGGACTTGAAGTATTGGCGGAGCGTCTTTTCCATGGCCGCGACGTCGTCGGGCGGGAATACGAAGACCACTCCCTGCACCGGGGCCACCCGCGAGAACGTCCGGGCGCTGTGCCAGAACAGGGGAGCGGATTTGTATTCGAGATACTGCTTGCGCGTGCCCCCCGCAGCGTCTGCCAGCCGGGAGCCGGACCCGGCGGCGAGGATGATTCCCCAGATATTCTTGAGCGGTCTGTCCATGGAAACCTTCATGAAAATTGGCCGTCCGGGAAAGGGGACGCCTCCCCCGGACGGTATAGTCAAGTCGGAGCCGGTCATAAGCCGGGTCCTGTTCCCCTTGCGGGGCGGTCATCATTCATCTAGGCCGATCGTTGCCGACCGGCTCGAGCAACCTACCCGACAGCTTCGATCGGGCCGATCTCAAGCGCTGTCCTATTCGGTCTTGCTTCGGACGGAGTTCACCTGGCCTGCCACGTCGCCATGACAGCCGGTGGGCTCTTACCCCACCGTTTCACCCTTACCGCCGGGAAACCCCGGAGGCGGTCTGCTTTCTGTTGCACTTGACGGGGATCGCTCCCCCTGGGCGTTACCCAGCGTCCTGCCCTGTGAAGCCCGGACTTTCCTCCCCGATCAAAGATCGCGGCGATGACCTGTCCGACTCCGAACTTGATGTCGTCTGTATCCCAGCTTTATTCCGCAGCCTCGGGCTCCACGTGGGCCTTCCAGTAGATGAGGCGCTGGCAGTTGGGGCAGCTCAGGATCTGCTGGCCCCGCTGCAGGTCGTTGTAGGACTGCGGCGGAATCATGATGTTGCAGCCCGAACACACGCCGTGGGAAACCGGCACGATGACCGGGTTCTCCATGCGCTCGCGGATGAACTCGTAGCGGCCCAGGATCGGCGGCGGGACGGCCTTGCACGCCTTCTTGCGCTTGCGGCCCAGGGAATCCAGCTTCTTGGAAGCCTTTTCCAGCCGTTCGTCCAGGGTGGTCTTGAGCGCGCCGTACTGCTCCTGCACGTCGCTCATCTCCTCGGTCAGGGAGGAGGTGGCGTCGGTCTGGCGGGTCAGTTCTTCCCTGACCGCAGTCTGCTCGTCGTCGCGCATGCGGTTGAGCTTTTCCAGGGAATCCATTTCGCGCATCATGGCGTGGTATTCCTTGGTGTTGCCCACCAGCATCAATTTGTTCTTGGACTTCTTGATCTTGCCCGCGTCTTCCTCGATCTCGTTGGTCAGCTTCTTCTGCTGTTCCTTGAGAATGTCCATCTTCTCATCGATGCGGCTGCGGCGCTCCCGGAATTCATCCATCTGCGCCTCAAGGTCGGCCAGCTCCTGGGGAGCCTGTTCCACCTCTGAACGCAGAGTGAGAATCTCGTCGTCCACTTCCTGGAGCACGATCAACTGTTCAATCTGTTTCTGATACATTGTTACCTCGCTACTATTAACTACGTAAAAATTACGCTTGGTTATTTTTTCCGGGCGTACACCCTGAACGGGTCCACGCCTTCGAAGAACCGGACTTCCACACCGTCCAGCTCGCGGTCCAGCTCCGCGCCGAAGCGGCGCATCATTTCCTCTTCCAGCGAAAAATGCCCGGCGTCGATGACGCAGACCGGGGTCTCCACGGCCGGGTGGTATTTCATGTCCCCGGTGATGAACACGTCCGCTCCGGCTGCCGCCGCCTTGTCGATAAGCGACGATCCGGACCCGCCGCAGTAGGCCACGCGGCTGACCGTTTCCGGTTGCGGGCCGGAGATGAGCAGCGCGTCCCGCTTCACGAGGCCGTCCACCCGGGCCAGGAACTCGTCCCAGCCCATGGGCTGCGGCAGGTCGCCCGCCTCGCCGAACCCGACCTCGCTCCTGGGCGCGGTCAGGGAACGCAGGTAGAACAGCGGGCGTTTGCCCAGGGAAAATTCGATCCTGTCCGCCACCTCGTTCCAGTGCGGCTCGTCGCAGACCAGCCGGACCTCGCCGGTGCGGCTCTGGGACACCGAGTGCACGCCGTCGTGATTGGCCCAGATGTCGGCGGCCTCGCGGGTGATGGATTCCTCGGTGTAGAAGGAGGCCTCCACCGGCGCGCGCCCGGTCTCGACTTCCAGCAGCCGCCCGTTCTCGAGTCCCAACTCCTGCCCCAGCCAGAAGGCCGGGCCGCCGGGCCGCGTGTCCAGCGACGTGTGCGCGCTGTACAGCCACGCGCCCGCGCCCATGACCCGGCGCAGCACGTCCAGGTACATCCCCTCCGCGTCCGGAGCCTTGGGCTCCATGTACAGCGGGTGGTGGGTGATGACCGCCTGCGCGCCCCATTCAAGGCACCGGGCCACAGCCTCGGGAGTCGGTTCCAGGGTCACGGCGACCTTGTCCGCATCTTGGGCCGCGCCCGCGATCTGGACGCCGGAATTGTCCCAGGAACTCTGATTCTCCTCCGGGGCCAACTTTCTGAAAATCGTCAAAATATTCTGTATTTTCATATACTTATGACCACCTACCATAAAGAGGATGCTCCCGTAGGGTTTCCCCCTCGGGAGCATCTCGTTCCTCTTCTATAACCCGGCCTTCGG belongs to Pseudodesulfovibrio portus and includes:
- a CDS encoding Nif3-like dinuclear metal center hexameric protein, translated to MKIQNILTIFRKLAPEENQSSWDNSGVQIAGAAQDADKVAVTLEPTPEAVARCLEWGAQAVITHHPLYMEPKAPDAEGMYLDVLRRVMGAGAWLYSAHTSLDTRPGGPAFWLGQELGLENGRLLEVETGRAPVEASFYTEESITREAADIWANHDGVHSVSQSRTGEVRLVCDEPHWNEVADRIEFSLGKRPLFYLRSLTAPRSEVGFGEAGDLPQPMGWDEFLARVDGLVKRDALLISGPQPETVSRVAYCGGSGSSLIDKAAAAGADVFITGDMKYHPAVETPVCVIDAGHFSLEEEMMRRFGAELDRELDGVEVRFFEGVDPFRVYARKK
- the cysS gene encoding cysteine--tRNA ligase, yielding MRLYNTLKRRKEDFVPANGNDVNMYVCGITAYDLCHIGHARSSVVFDVLYRYLKHKGYDVTFIRNFTDIDDKIIKRAGEVGKEAAEIAEKFIGEFYVDMDRLAIQRPSVEPKCTEHIPEMIKLTEHLIEKGHAYATPSGDVYFKVRSFDGYGKLSGRNIDELESGARIAPGEEKQDPLDFALWKAAKPGEPSWESPWGLGRPGWHLECSAMSEKYAPLPLDIHGGGQDLAFPHHENEVAQSEAATGKPFANYWVHNGFVQINSEKMSKSLGNFFTIRDILDKFLPETLRYFLLTMHYRSPLDFSFDALEEAEKGIRRIYSALNQVDVELAKSKWKKSPFPEELTGELDQIEKSFIEAMEDDMNTAGALGHVFSAVRLAGRVCEDKNLRKSEGGRDLFERLKKDVAQWGAVLGIFEREPVEFLTELRDNRAARAGIDPAKVQELLDARQQARKDKDFEKSDAIRDELAAMNVEVKDTPQGATWDVI
- a CDS encoding zinc ribbon domain-containing protein, coding for MYQKQIEQLIVLQEVDDEILTLRSEVEQAPQELADLEAQMDEFRERRSRIDEKMDILKEQQKKLTNEIEEDAGKIKKSKNKLMLVGNTKEYHAMMREMDSLEKLNRMRDDEQTAVREELTRQTDATSSLTEEMSDVQEQYGALKTTLDERLEKASKKLDSLGRKRKKACKAVPPPILGRYEFIRERMENPVIVPVSHGVCSGCNIMIPPQSYNDLQRGQQILSCPNCQRLIYWKAHVEPEAAE
- the ispD gene encoding 2-C-methyl-D-erythritol 4-phosphate cytidylyltransferase — encoded protein: MDRPLKNIWGIILAAGSGSRLADAAGGTRKQYLEYKSAPLFWHSARTFSRVAPVQGVVFVFPPDDVAAMEKTLRQYFKSEDLGIRWAVAPGGDRRQDSVRNGLSALPADCGGVLVHDSARPFASARILTDLIDALQDGARSVIPTVPVTDTVKRVAGTTVAETLNRAELAAVQTPQAFETGLLREAHDRADKEGWEVTDDASMVERLAEVVTIPGEAANIKITVPEDLKRLEEAGTTVPCVGWGYDVHRFGGDNDRPLVLGGVPIPGGPTVIAHSDGDVLLHALADGILGTFGGGDIGRHFPDTDPRFKNADSGVLLRETLAMAEQAGVRVVHADLTVVTQIPRLAPHAAQIAKNICRLLGLEAHQVNFKATTEETLGFTGQKKGIKAVASVTGLREM